The Panthera uncia isolate 11264 chromosome C2, Puncia_PCG_1.0, whole genome shotgun sequence genome contains a region encoding:
- the LOC125920879 gene encoding ferritin heavy chain B-like: protein MGSQAQKLLSEACRVAVNYLASYELNVSDAYLTMSYYYDEETEAPLYLPFFEDQIEVKKEHAKQFITYLREHRSKICLPVIKRPDIDNWGTGIQAIESALQLENTLNKLLQDLMNLASQNSETDLLSFLKKFLAKQKRNINYLEYQRSYQKELDRLTEKEVTSEKPGEASGKEA from the exons ATGGGATCCCAGGCTCAAAAACTCCTCTCTGAGGCCTGTAGGGTTGCTGTTAATTATCTAGCATCTTATGAGCTGAATGTCAGTGATGCTTATTTAACTATG TCCTATTACTACGATGAAGAGACGGAAGCAcctctttatctccccttcttTGAAGACCAAATTGAGGTGAAGAAAGAACATGCAAAGCAGTTCATAACCTATCTAAGAGAGCATCGGAGTAAAATCTGCCTTCCGGTGATTAAG AGGCCTGACATTGATAACTGGGGAACTGGCATTCAAGCTATAGAGTCTGCTCTGCAGTTGGAAAACACATTAAACAAGCTCCTACAAGACCTGATGAACTTGGCTTCTCAAAATAGTGAAACTGAT CTCCTAAGCTTCCTGAAAAAGTTCCTGGCtaaacagaaaaggaacataAACTATCTGGAATACCAACGTAGCTATCAGAAGGAATTAGACAGGCTGACTGAGAAGGAGGTCACATCTGAAAAACCTGGTGAAGCATCAGGTAAAGAGGCTTAA